A genomic region of Carassius carassius chromosome 27, fCarCar2.1, whole genome shotgun sequence contains the following coding sequences:
- the LOC132107350 gene encoding uncharacterized protein LOC132107350, with product MFQPSSPAVHGGHLSTWLKAVTTPFLPKDASNLQHPEQLDTELDELMAHDPTQSDYYKELARILGSLVHILVAQARLSERSNIDLGQQAATLKFQAEEAWTDQARTQSRLDQLLLETQNQRKKEDDTDPELQKEVERLHNALQDLRLDTDQRKQLEREARKELNKKLQQSDALLKRADTELKEKDYKTWACKTHLQAARAKINELTLQRDLTLFTQN from the coding sequence atgttccagccatccagtccagcagtccacgggggccacctctcgacatggttgaaagcagtgacgacccccttcctgcccaaggacgccagtaacctgcagcacccagagcaactagacaccgagctagatgaactgatggcacacgatccaacccaaagcgactactacaaagaactcgccaggatcctcggaagcctagttcacattctcgtcGCCCAGGCACGGCTCAGCGAACGGAGCAACATCGACCTTGGACAACAAGCAGCAACGCTTAAGTttcaagcggaggaggcctggacggaccaggcccgaacccagagtcgccttgatcagctcctcctcgagacccaaAACCAGCGCAagaaagaggacgacacagatccagagctgcagaaagaagtagaaagacttcacaatgccctgcaagatcttcgcctTGACACAGATCAAAGaaaacagctggagagagaagccagaaaagaactcaacaaaaaactccagcaaagtgacgctctcctaaaaagagcagacactgaactgaaagaaaaagactataaaacctgggcctgcaaaacacacttgcaagcggcccgagctaaaatcaacgagcttactctgcagagagacttgacactgttcacacagaactga